Proteins encoded by one window of Cellvibrio sp. KY-GH-1:
- a CDS encoding PA4780 family RIO1-like protein kinase, with amino-acid sequence MKIPKRLQPLVDDGLIDEVYYQLMSGKEAQVFVVSANNQVRCAKVYKEAHKRSFKQAAQYQEGRTVRNSRRARAMAKGTKFGQKEAEEAWLNAEVEALYRLAQAGVRVPEPYWFLEGVLVMELVVDEEGDPAPRLDDVAFDADTARDYHGRMMQEIVRMLCAGLVHGDLSEFNVLIDHSGPVVIDLPQAVNAAGNNNAKMMLLRDVNNMTQYFGQYAPDLLVTHFGEEIWDLFEHGNLHPAVKLTGQFAQSNVDADIATMMRIIEHAKLEEEDRKERERMARNGEF; translated from the coding sequence ATGAAGATACCCAAGCGCCTGCAACCTCTGGTCGATGATGGTTTGATCGACGAGGTTTACTACCAACTGATGAGCGGCAAAGAGGCCCAGGTTTTTGTCGTTAGCGCCAATAACCAGGTGCGTTGCGCCAAGGTCTATAAAGAAGCGCATAAACGCAGCTTTAAGCAGGCAGCGCAATATCAGGAAGGGCGCACAGTGCGCAATTCACGCCGCGCGCGCGCCATGGCCAAGGGGACCAAATTTGGTCAAAAAGAAGCCGAGGAAGCCTGGTTAAATGCAGAAGTAGAAGCGCTCTATCGCCTCGCGCAAGCGGGGGTTCGGGTACCCGAACCCTACTGGTTTTTGGAGGGTGTGCTGGTGATGGAGCTGGTCGTCGATGAAGAAGGCGACCCGGCGCCGCGTTTGGATGATGTCGCCTTTGATGCAGACACCGCGCGCGATTACCACGGCCGCATGATGCAGGAAATTGTACGCATGCTCTGTGCTGGCCTGGTTCACGGCGATTTATCTGAATTTAATGTCTTGATCGATCACTCGGGCCCGGTCGTCATTGATTTACCCCAAGCCGTGAATGCAGCGGGCAACAACAACGCCAAAATGATGTTGCTGCGCGATGTAAATAATATGACCCAGTATTTCGGCCAGTACGCGCCGGATTTATTAGTCACCCATTTTGGTGAAGAAATTTGGGATTTATTCGAGCACGGCAATTTACACCCCGCAGTAAAACTCACCGGACAATTTGCGCAAAGTAATGTGGATGCCGATATCGCCACCATGATGCGCATTATCGAACACGCCAAACTGGAAGAGGAAGACCGCAAAGAGCGCGAGCGTATGGCGCGCAACGGCGAGTTTTAA